The proteins below come from a single Triticum aestivum cultivar Chinese Spring chromosome 5D, IWGSC CS RefSeq v2.1, whole genome shotgun sequence genomic window:
- the LOC123122177 gene encoding respiratory burst oxidase homolog protein B-like: protein MHNHGGGGGAGDIVEAGGERVVPHSGPLVGKRSATRKSARFADSVSAPLRRGNHHQADDDDNDYVEVTLDVRDDSVAVHSVKPAAGGEEDPDVTLLARALETRSSSYGGRGPHGGGVLRNASTRIKQVSQELRKIASVKHRPSRIDRSKSAAAHALKGLKFISRPDGWPAVEKRFDELAENGGLLHRSKFGKCIGMKELAFAGELFDALARRRDISGDSISKAELLEFWDQISDTSFDSRLQTFFDMVDKDADGRITEAEVGQIIGLSAAANDLKKITERTEEYARLIMEELDPDNLGYIELSNLETLLLQAPPTQPTRGGSGTTSSRNLSQMLSQHLKPTTEPNPLRRWYRRASYFLEDNWRRCWVIILWFSICAGLFAWKFVQYRRRAVFEVMGYCVCVAKGGAETLKFNMALVLLPVCRNTITWLRNRTAAGRVVPFDDNLNFHKVIAAGITVGAGMHIISHLACDFPRLLHATEEEYEPMKPFFGDVKPPNYWWFVKGTEGWTGLVMLALMAVAFTLATPWFRRGRVRLPGPLSRLTGFNAFWYTHHLFIIVYALLIVHGHFLYLTKKWQKKSTWMYLAAPMVLYACERLARALRSSVRPVKILKVAVYPGNVLSLRFSKPQGFRCKSGQYIFVNCAAVSPFQWHPFSITSAPHDDYISVHIRTLGDWTRELKSVFEKVCRPPTDGKSGLLRAEYAGDGGAMPSPSSFPTVLIDGPYGAPAQDYKQYDVVLLVGLGIGATPMISIIKDIINNMKRLDGDIESGSPSDRSVSAASFRTRRAYFYWVTREEGSFDWFRGVMDEVAESDKKGIIELHNYCTSVYEEGDARSALIAMLQSLNHAKHGVDVVSGTRVKTHFARPNWRKVYKDIALKHAGQRVGVFYCGAPVLIKELRQLAQDFSRKTSTKFEFHKENF from the coding sequence ATGCATAaccacgggggcggcggcggggcgggggacATCGTGGAGGCGGGCGGCGAGAGGGTCGTGCCGCACAGCGGGCCGCTGGTGGGGAAGCGCTCCGCCACGCGGAAGAGCGCGCGGTTCGCGGACTCCGTGTCCGCGCCGCTGCGCCGCGGGAACCACCACCaggccgacgacgacgacaacgactaCGTGGAGGTCACCCTCGACGTGCGGGACGACTCCGTGGCGGTGCACAGCGTCaagccggcggccggcggcgaggaggaccCGGACGTCACGCTGCTGGCGCGGGCGCTGGAGACGCGCTCCTCCTCGTACGGCGGCAGGGGCCCCCATGGCGGCGGCGTGCTCCGGAACGCGTCGACAAGGATCAAGCAGGTATCGCAGGAGCTCCGAAAAATCGCGTCCGTCAAGCACCGCCCCAGCCGCATCGACCGGTCCAAGTCCGCCGCCGCGCACGCGCTCAAGGGGCTCAAGTTCATCAGCCGGCCCGACGGCTGGCCCGCCGTCGAGAAGCGCTTCGACGAGCTCGCCGAGAACGGCGGCCTCCTCCACCGCTCCAAGTTCGGCAAGTGCATCGGGATGAAGGAGCTCGCCTTCGCCGGCGAGCTCTTCGACGCGCTCGCCAGGCGCCGGGACATCTCCGGGGACAGCATCAGCAAGGCGGAGCTGCTCGAGTTCTGGGACCAGATCTCCGACACCAGCTTCGACAGCCGCCTGCAGACCTTCTTCGACATGGTGGACAAGGACGCCGACGGCAGGATCACCGAGGCGGAGGTCGGGCAGATTATCGGGCTCAGCGCCGCCGCCAACGACCTCAAGAAGATCACGGAGCGCACAGAAGAGTACGCCCGGCTCATCATGGAGGAGCTCGACCCCGACAACCTCGGCTACATCGAGCTGTCCAACCTGGAGACGCTGCTGCTGCAGGCGCCGCCGACCCAGCCGACGCGGGGCGGGAGCGGGACGACCAGCAGCCGTAACCTCAGCCAGATGCTGAGCCAGCACCTCAAGCCGACGACGGAGCCCAACCCGCTCCGCCGGTGGTACCGCCGCGCCAGCTACTTCCTGGAGGACAACTGGCGCCGTTGCTGGGTGATCATCCTGTGGTTCTCCATCtgcgccggcctcttcgcctggaAGTTCGTGCAGTACCGGCGGCGCGCCGTGTTCGAGGTGATGGGCTACTGCGTGTGCGTCGCCAAGGGCGGCGCCGAGACGCTCAAGTTCAACATGGCGCTCGTGCTCCTCCCCGTGTGCCGCAACACCATCACGTGGCTCCGCAACCGCACCGCCGCGGGGCGGGTCGTGCCGTTCGACGACAACCTCAACTTCCACAAGGTGATCGCCGCGGGGAtcaccgtcggcgccgggatgCACATCATCTCCCATTTGGCGTGCGACTTCCCGCGGCTGCTGCACGCCACCGAGGAGGAGTACGAGCCGATGAAGCCCTTCTTCGGCGACGTCAAGCCGCCCAACTACTGGTGGTTCGTCAAGGGCACGGAGGGGTGGACGGGGCTGGTGATGCTGGCGCTCATGGCCGTCGCCTTCACGCTCGCCACGCCGTGGTTCCGCCGCGGCAGGGTCCGCCTCCCGGGGCCGCTCAGCCGGCTCACCGGGTTCAACGCCTTCTGGTACACGCACCACCTCTTCATCATCGTCTACGCGCTGCTCATCGTCCACGGCCACTTCCTCTACCTCACCAAGAAGTGGCAGAAGAAGTCGACGTGGATGTACCTGGCGGCGCCGATGGTCCTGTACGCGTGCGAGCGGCTGGCGCGGGCGCTCCGGTCCAGCGTGCGGCCGGTGAAGATACTCAAGGTGGCCGTGTACCCCGGCAACGTGCTGTCGCTGCGCTTCTCCAAGCCGCAGGGGTTCAGGTGCAAGAGCGGGCAGTACATCTTCGTCAACTGCGCCGCCGTCTCGCCGTTCCAGTGGCACCCCTTCTCCATCACGTCGGCGCCGCACGACGACTACATCAGCGTCCACATCAGGACGCTCGGCGACTGGACCCGGGAGCTCAAGAGCGTCTTCGAGAAGGTTTGCCGGCCGCCGACGGACGGGAAGAGCGGGCTGCTCCGGGCAGAGTACGCCGGTGACGGCGGCGCCATGCCCAGCCCGAGCAGCTTCCCCACGGTGCTGATCGACGGGCCGTACGGCGCGCCGGCGCAGGACTACAAGCAGTACGACGTGGTGCTGCTGGTGGGGCTGGGCATCGGGGCCAcgcccatgatctccatcatcaaggACATCATCAACAACATGAAGCGGCTCGACGGCGACATCGAGTCCGGCAGCCCCAGCGACAGGAGCGTGTCGGCGGCGTCGTTCCGGACGCGGCGCGCCTACTTCTACTGGGTGACGCGGGAGGAAGGCTCCTTCGACTGGTTCCGCGGCGTCATGGACGAGGTGGCCGAGAGCGACAAGAAGGGCATCATCGAGCTCCATAACTACTGCACCAGCGTCTACGAGGAGGGGGACGCCCGGTCGGCGCTCATCGCCATGCTCCAGTCCCTCAACCACGCCAAGCACGGCGTCGACGTCGTCTCCGGCACCCGCGTCAAGACCCACTTCGCCCGGCCCAACTGGCGCAAAGTCTACAAGGACATCGCCCTCAAGCACGCCGGGCAGCGCGTCGGAGTGTTCTACTGCGGCGCGCCGGTGCTGATCAAGGAGCTGCGCCAGCTTGCCCAAGATTTCTCGAGGAAGACGAGCACCAAATTCGAGTTCCACAAGGAGAATTTCTAA